From the Paenibacillus sp. FSL H8-0548 genome, one window contains:
- a CDS encoding DUF3892 domain-containing protein, which translates to MSEITGGQDTREQIVAVQKNGDGDLTAFKTTNGRVLDYASALEEVQAGHIAGVNTFKGKDGEFYIRGDADGDPTNNLDQLPIF; encoded by the coding sequence ATGAGCGAGATTACAGGCGGGCAGGATACGAGAGAGCAAATCGTTGCAGTGCAAAAGAATGGAGACGGCGATCTGACTGCATTCAAAACGACAAATGGTCGCGTTCTTGATTATGCTTCTGCGCTGGAAGAAGTGCAAGCAGGACATATTGCGGGCGTTAACACGTTCAAAGGCAAGGATGGAGAATTTTATATCCGAGGTGACGCAGACGGAGATCCGACTAACAATCTGGATCAGCTGCCAATCTTCTAA
- a CDS encoding DUF1885 family protein, which produces MSQSAYIKFVQGSSVEKLSLEEIKSQLLHYREQTALTGTQLDWDYAGAAFPYTIESKQDDRWFYLKGLNPLYKHIIFGPGEAASSSGQQFPCVQVVLPDEATHGDKAKANELCKYIAKQLKAELTMFNGRTIYYNPRK; this is translated from the coding sequence ATGAGTCAGAGCGCTTATATCAAATTCGTGCAAGGATCATCCGTTGAAAAACTGTCCTTAGAAGAGATTAAGAGTCAGCTTCTTCATTATCGCGAGCAGACCGCTTTAACCGGCACACAATTAGATTGGGATTATGCCGGAGCGGCTTTCCCTTACACCATTGAGTCAAAGCAAGACGACCGTTGGTTTTATTTGAAAGGACTTAACCCTCTTTACAAACATATCATATTCGGACCTGGAGAAGCTGCAAGCTCAAGCGGGCAACAATTTCCATGTGTACAAGTTGTCCTGCCAGACGAAGCGACTCACGGTGACAAAGCAAAAGCAAATGAGTTATGTAAATATATCGCCAAGCAGTTGAAAGCAGAGCTTACGATGTTTAATGGTCGAACCATTTATTATAATCCAAGAAAATGA
- a CDS encoding stalk domain-containing protein, whose product MKFRKVVILLTLLSLWGGTMLFADSATQKVRVVINSLDQDDGGIVSEGKTYLPLRQLATSMQAIVEWDNQNKRATVYKPNVHMFLFQNNAVFGNVAKGYQGKFKVFAQIDNLKTNIAAVKVSIFDPYGKEKVIQTEAVNTTKDNFWYATDEIEYKFESSGKYPIRFFVKQKGSDEWTAVSEKLISSL is encoded by the coding sequence ATGAAATTCAGAAAAGTTGTCATTCTGCTGACATTGTTGTCACTTTGGGGTGGTACGATGCTGTTTGCAGACTCTGCAACACAAAAAGTACGCGTCGTGATCAACAGTTTAGACCAGGATGACGGGGGAATAGTCTCCGAAGGCAAGACGTATTTGCCGCTTCGTCAATTAGCCACTTCTATGCAAGCCATCGTTGAATGGGACAATCAGAACAAACGTGCGACCGTGTATAAGCCCAATGTGCATATGTTCCTTTTCCAAAACAATGCAGTATTCGGAAATGTAGCAAAGGGCTATCAAGGAAAATTCAAAGTGTTTGCTCAGATCGACAACCTGAAGACTAATATTGCAGCTGTGAAGGTATCGATCTTTGACCCATACGGCAAAGAGAAAGTGATCCAAACGGAAGCCGTTAATACTACGAAAGATAATTTTTGGTATGCTACAGATGAAATCGAATATAAATTCGAATCTAGTGGAAAATATCCGATTCGCTTCTTCGTCAAGCAGAAAGGTTCAGATGAATGGACTGCTGTTTCAGAAAAGCTGATTTCCTCCCTATAA
- a CDS encoding stalk domain-containing protein, translating into MNKYPNITKLLLASILSTLIIFPTPLFAATESSAKYLDNIVQVSSSGGHEYYFTHSLALDQNGVVWAWGENFNGQLGNGIKGRNSAAVPVFKDVKKIDTTQSNSFALKNDGTVWMWGDANGLQGAGALNAYNDDFVTPIQIKALSDIVDIQVGNFHILALKSDGTVWTWGGSNGGVLGRPEWKESSAKAYTPMKVPGLQNIKSIYAGYGFSAATDEAGITWAWGTLSSYFDIVNHQISKWAPVKLFDFPIKEIDDMRSRIYVTKLDGTLWEVQQTLKLKQIMKDVLTFNCVYNSCGVMKTSGEAIKFSDINDIQKHGLVINPLELKQIEFNYSTILLKTDGTVYSYGPISSITGNEMINDPDYKKYANLTEKMVNEPQLRAVWKAIILKLNGQEVTLTTNPIVINGVSYVPLRGVIEQMGGQVQYDSGNIIVSNDQNLLKLKIRTTDASKNGQSMKLISPPLVIRGTTMIPLRFVSEGLGASVEWDEKNRMITILTDHSIF; encoded by the coding sequence ATGAATAAATACCCAAATATAACGAAGCTGCTTCTCGCTTCAATTCTTTCCACCCTTATTATTTTTCCAACTCCTCTATTTGCTGCTACTGAATCCAGTGCAAAATACTTAGACAACATTGTACAGGTAAGTAGTTCGGGAGGGCACGAATACTATTTCACTCACAGTTTAGCTTTAGATCAGAACGGTGTTGTTTGGGCTTGGGGAGAAAATTTTAATGGCCAATTAGGTAATGGAATTAAAGGCAGAAATTCAGCTGCTGTTCCAGTATTTAAGGATGTCAAAAAAATTGATACTACACAATCGAATAGCTTCGCGCTTAAAAATGATGGTACCGTCTGGATGTGGGGTGATGCAAATGGTTTGCAAGGGGCTGGGGCGTTAAACGCCTACAATGACGACTTCGTTACTCCAATACAAATTAAAGCTCTGTCTGACATCGTTGATATACAAGTCGGCAACTTTCATATCCTTGCCTTAAAATCAGATGGAACGGTGTGGACCTGGGGAGGTTCAAATGGGGGCGTACTGGGAAGACCCGAATGGAAGGAATCCTCAGCGAAAGCTTATACGCCAATGAAGGTGCCCGGTCTTCAAAATATAAAGTCTATTTATGCAGGATATGGTTTCTCCGCAGCAACGGATGAGGCTGGAATAACATGGGCTTGGGGGACGTTAAGCAGTTATTTCGACATTGTGAATCATCAAATATCCAAATGGGCGCCTGTAAAGCTCTTTGATTTCCCGATCAAAGAAATCGATGATATGAGAAGTCGTATCTACGTGACAAAGTTAGATGGCACACTTTGGGAAGTGCAACAAACGTTAAAGCTAAAGCAAATCATGAAAGATGTTCTAACATTTAACTGCGTATACAATAGTTGCGGTGTTATGAAAACGAGTGGTGAAGCCATTAAATTTAGTGACATTAATGATATTCAGAAGCATGGTTTAGTGATAAACCCGCTTGAGTTAAAACAAATAGAGTTTAATTATTCTACTATTCTTCTAAAAACGGATGGTACTGTATATTCTTATGGCCCGATTTCTTCTATTACCGGTAATGAAATGATAAATGATCCAGATTATAAGAAGTATGCGAATCTAACTGAAAAGATGGTGAATGAGCCTCAGCTCAGAGCTGTATGGAAAGCGATCATTTTAAAGCTTAATGGACAGGAGGTTACATTAACTACAAACCCAATCGTTATAAACGGTGTTTCTTATGTTCCGCTGCGAGGGGTGATTGAGCAGATGGGCGGACAGGTTCAATATGATAGCGGCAACATTATTGTATCGAACGATCAGAATTTGCTTAAGCTCAAGATTAGAACGACAGACGCATCAAAAAACGGGCAAAGTATGAAGCTGATCAGTCCACCGTTAGTCATCAGGGGTACGACTATGATTCCGCTTCGTTTTGTAAGTGAGGGCCTAGGAGCTTCAGTCGAATGGGATGAGAAAAATCGAATGATCACGATTTTAACTGATCATTCGATTTTTTAG
- a CDS encoding aspartyl-phosphate phosphatase Spo0E family protein: MDNHFSQQKIEDLRAEMVLLFEACNNFTDHAVVKISQELDKLLNEYSGRLAKRSR; the protein is encoded by the coding sequence ATGGACAACCATTTTTCACAACAGAAGATCGAAGATTTAAGAGCAGAAATGGTTCTTTTATTTGAAGCCTGCAACAATTTCACAGATCATGCTGTTGTCAAAATCAGTCAAGAGCTAGACAAGCTCTTAAATGAATATTCTGGGCGCTTAGCGAAGAGATCGCGTTAA
- a CDS encoding CAP domain-containing protein, whose product MFRIIILAAILLITGCGANAKNDLPPNQVTPQQTQVEKFDTKAHTITRKTQASSIVTSKDGKSSISMKQVPNTSTTDWFDWFNRGQVSVENPANQAPAKTAPNETSKPSQTQFEQQVLDLVNQERSKVGLKSLVMNSELSNMAMVKAKDMHDNNYFDHNSPRYGSPFDMMKEFGIEYSSAGENIAKGQQSPTQVMNDWMNSPGHRANILKDSFTQIGIAYYNGEWVQEFIG is encoded by the coding sequence ATGTTTAGAATTATTATTTTAGCGGCAATTTTATTGATAACAGGTTGTGGAGCTAATGCCAAGAATGATTTACCACCAAATCAAGTGACTCCTCAACAAACGCAAGTCGAGAAATTCGATACTAAAGCTCATACGATCACTAGGAAGACACAAGCTTCATCCATCGTTACATCGAAGGATGGGAAATCATCTATTTCGATGAAGCAGGTACCCAATACATCAACTACAGATTGGTTTGATTGGTTTAATCGCGGTCAGGTTTCGGTTGAAAATCCAGCGAACCAAGCACCGGCAAAAACAGCACCGAATGAGACTTCAAAACCGTCCCAAACTCAATTCGAGCAACAAGTATTAGATTTGGTTAATCAAGAGAGAAGCAAAGTTGGGTTGAAATCCCTAGTAATGAATAGTGAATTATCGAATATGGCGATGGTCAAGGCTAAGGATATGCACGATAACAATTATTTTGATCATAATTCACCGAGGTACGGATCTCCATTTGATATGATGAAGGAGTTCGGGATCGAGTACAGCTCAGCGGGAGAGAATATCGCAAAAGGCCAACAAAGCCCGACACAAGTTATGAATGATTGGATGAATAGCCCTGGGCATAGAGCTAATATTTTGAAAGATAGTTTTACCCAAATAGGAATTGCTTATTATAACGGAGAATGGGTACAAGAATTTATTGGGTAA
- a CDS encoding MBL fold metallo-hydrolase codes for MIGTGSAFAKKYDNNNAIIEANNYKLLVDCGITLPKALHEQGLSFPELDAVLISHIHGDHVGGLEEYAFQMMFKYNRKPILYLAESLVEPLWENTLRGGLTQGSLNTLEDFFEVRPLAPNKDIQLNSGLTVRLLQTKHIPNKPSYSFIFNHHFFYSADMRFDPSLLQQLSDEGVTTIYHDCQLEAPGVVHASLEELLKLPEALQKKTWLMHYGDAIEQYKGRTGHMRIVEQHEKYEIN; via the coding sequence ATGATTGGAACAGGTAGTGCTTTTGCAAAAAAGTACGATAATAATAATGCCATTATTGAAGCGAACAACTATAAGCTGCTTGTTGATTGCGGAATTACTTTGCCTAAAGCGCTCCACGAACAAGGGCTCTCCTTTCCTGAACTTGATGCGGTATTAATCAGTCACATTCACGGTGACCACGTTGGCGGATTGGAAGAGTACGCGTTTCAAATGATGTTCAAATATAATCGGAAGCCTATCTTGTACCTTGCGGAGTCACTTGTGGAGCCTTTATGGGAGAACACGCTGCGCGGTGGATTGACACAGGGGTCGCTGAATACGCTAGAAGATTTTTTCGAGGTTCGTCCACTTGCCCCAAATAAAGATATTCAGCTGAATTCAGGGCTAACGGTAAGGCTGCTGCAAACGAAGCACATCCCGAATAAGCCAAGCTATTCCTTTATTTTCAATCATCACTTCTTCTATTCAGCTGATATGCGTTTTGACCCTTCTCTTCTTCAACAGCTGTCTGATGAAGGCGTCACGACTATTTATCACGATTGCCAGTTGGAAGCACCAGGCGTCGTTCACGCTTCCCTAGAGGAGCTTCTAAAGCTTCCAGAGGCATTGCAGAAGAAAACCTGGCTTATGCACTATGGAGACGCGATAGAGCAGTATAAAGGCCGTACAGGCCATATGCGTATTGTCGAGCAGCATGAAAAATATGAAATCAATTAA
- a CDS encoding aminotransferase class I/II-fold pyridoxal phosphate-dependent enzyme — protein sequence MDHNKTPLFTALRRHAEQDPVQFHIPGHKKGLGSDPEFRAFIGDNALSIDLINIAPLDDLHQPTGVIEEAQQLAADAFGADYTYFSVQGTSGAIITMIMTVCAPGDKIIVPRNVHKSIMAAIIFAGARPVFISPARDNNLGIDHGITTRSVRKALERHPDSKAVLVINPTYFGICANLKEIVDLVHSYDIPVLVDEAHGVLIHFHEKLPMSAMQAGADMAATSVHKLGGSMTQSSVLNVRKGRVNPHRIQTVISMLTTTSTSYILLGSLDTSRRNLALNGHAIAEQAIALAQHARQQINEIPGLYCFGEEILGDEATYDYDPTKVSIHVRHLGITGYETENWLRDHFNVEIEMSDMYNILCLVTPGDTSDSVSKLIISLRGLSERFHEGAEARELVVKIPDIPQLSLTPRDAFYGETEVVPFKESAGRIIAEFIYVYPPGIPILLPGEVITQKNINYIVDHVQVGLPVKGPEDRSIEFVKVIVEETAIS from the coding sequence ATGGATCACAATAAAACCCCGCTCTTCACCGCGCTTCGCCGGCATGCGGAGCAGGATCCCGTACAATTTCACATTCCCGGACATAAAAAAGGATTAGGCAGCGACCCGGAATTCCGCGCATTCATCGGCGATAACGCGTTGTCTATCGATTTAATCAATATAGCACCGCTTGATGACCTGCATCAGCCGACCGGCGTAATTGAGGAAGCGCAGCAGCTCGCTGCTGATGCGTTCGGAGCAGATTACACTTATTTTTCAGTACAAGGAACAAGTGGCGCAATTATTACAATGATCATGACCGTTTGCGCGCCTGGCGACAAAATCATCGTGCCGCGAAATGTTCATAAATCCATTATGGCCGCTATTATTTTCGCAGGTGCAAGACCTGTATTCATCTCACCTGCACGCGACAACAATCTAGGCATTGATCATGGCATCACTACTCGTTCTGTCCGCAAAGCACTTGAGCGTCATCCTGATTCCAAAGCCGTGCTGGTGATCAACCCTACTTACTTCGGCATCTGTGCCAACTTAAAGGAAATAGTTGATCTTGTGCACAGCTACGACATCCCTGTGCTGGTAGATGAGGCTCATGGCGTACTCATACATTTCCACGAGAAGCTTCCGATGTCTGCTATGCAGGCTGGTGCGGACATGGCGGCCACAAGCGTACATAAGCTTGGCGGATCCATGACACAAAGCTCCGTACTCAATGTTCGCAAAGGAAGGGTCAATCCACATCGCATACAAACGGTAATCAGTATGCTGACGACGACTTCAACCTCTTACATTTTGCTCGGTTCGCTAGACACCTCTAGACGAAATCTAGCTCTAAATGGACATGCTATCGCTGAACAAGCCATTGCACTCGCGCAGCATGCACGTCAACAGATCAACGAAATTCCAGGTCTTTATTGCTTCGGTGAAGAAATTCTCGGCGATGAGGCAACCTATGATTACGACCCGACCAAAGTTTCCATTCATGTCCGGCACCTTGGCATCACGGGCTATGAGACGGAAAACTGGCTGCGTGACCATTTTAATGTTGAAATTGAAATGAGCGACATGTATAACATTCTTTGCCTAGTTACGCCTGGTGATACGTCTGACTCTGTGTCAAAATTAATAATTTCGCTTCGCGGGTTGTCTGAACGGTTCCATGAAGGCGCTGAAGCACGTGAATTAGTCGTAAAAATCCCGGATATTCCTCAGCTTTCCCTGACGCCAAGAGATGCTTTCTATGGTGAAACAGAAGTTGTTCCGTTTAAGGAATCTGCCGGCCGAATCATCGCTGAATTCATTTATGTATATCCTCCCGGCATTCCGATCCTATTGCCAGGCGAAGTGATTACACAAAAAAATATCAATTATATCGTTGATCATGTTCAGGTCGGTCTTCCGGTCAAGGGACCCGAGGATCGGAGCATTGAATTTGTTAAAGTAATCGTGGAAGAAACCGCAATATCGTAA
- a CDS encoding YjfB family protein: protein MDIAALSISLAQYNLSQAVGLSVLKIANEQSTEQAQQMAKMMELSVQPNLGGNLDISG from the coding sequence ATGGACATCGCAGCGCTATCAATATCCTTAGCTCAGTACAACTTATCCCAAGCTGTTGGATTAAGTGTTCTTAAAATTGCTAATGAGCAATCTACTGAACAAGCTCAGCAAATGGCAAAAATGATGGAACTTAGTGTACAACCAAACTTAGGCGGAAATCTAGACATAAGTGGATAA
- a CDS encoding DUF1292 domain-containing protein, with amino-acid sequence MSEHQHGADCGCGEDHEHEEQVLIVTDDEGQEREMVMVYTFESENNVYAVLLDRNDPEEDGVIFRIQEENDESFLVGIEDDAEWDRVTAIYEEIARTENEEN; translated from the coding sequence ATGAGCGAACATCAGCATGGCGCTGATTGCGGCTGTGGAGAAGACCACGAGCATGAAGAGCAAGTTCTAATCGTGACTGACGACGAGGGCCAAGAACGCGAAATGGTCATGGTTTATACGTTTGAATCCGAGAACAATGTGTATGCTGTATTGCTGGATCGCAACGATCCGGAAGAGGACGGCGTTATTTTCCGCATTCAAGAAGAAAACGATGAATCCTTCCTCGTTGGGATCGAAGACGATGCCGAATGGGATCGCGTAACTGCGATCTACGAAGAAATTGCTCGCACAGAGAACGAAGAGAACTAA